In a genomic window of Canis lupus dingo isolate Sandy chromosome 35, ASM325472v2, whole genome shotgun sequence:
- the ARMH2 gene encoding armadillo-like helical domain-containing protein 2, giving the protein MAKAYAYFMQFCAQIHQYFAGLYKRSQKFWNVTVKRFFIKNEEEEDIPLAETISHKEKIVVLGRLLKNESLAIEKRAQAANRMGLLSFTGGPTTGKFVAKYMKEVAHLLQNHPMAPKAKILLLQGIASWCYLNPVSQKKAKRLKFIPILVEILEDRFDSTIKREINSNLLVKFWTCYVLSVMTCNNLPCMKELKEYTTLKYHLQILTTENWSGWPENYAEVLYFLIGFHRN; this is encoded by the exons ATGGCTAAGGCCTATGCTTACTTTATGCAATTTTGTGCTCAGATTCACCAGTATTTTGCGGGGCTGTATAAGCGCTCCCAGAAGTTCTGGAATGTCACTGTTAAACGCTTTTTCATtaagaatgaagaggaagaagatatCCCTTTAGCTGAGACTATTTCTCACAAGGAAAAAATTGTGGTGCTTGGCCGTTTATTGAAGAATGAATCTCTAGCCATTGAGAAGAGGGCTCAAGCTGCAAATAGAATGGGACTACTATCCTTTACAG GAGGACCAACCACTGGGAAATTTGTAGCTAAGTACATGAAAGAAGTAGCTCACTTGCTGCAAAATCACCCAATGGCACCCAAAGCGAAGATCTTGCTGCTCCAGGGTATAGCCAGTTGGTGTTACTTAAACCCTGTCAGCCAGAAAAAAGCCAAGCGTTTGAAGTTTATTCCTATTCTTGTTGAGATTCTTGAGGACAGATTTGATTCTAccatcaaaagggaaataaacagcAACCTCCTCGTTAAATTTTGGACTTGTTACGTTCTCTCTGTCATGACATGCAATAACTTGCCTTGCATGAAGGAGCTTAAAGAGTACACTACTCTAAAATATCACTTGCAAATTTTGACAACCGAGAATTGGTCTGGGTGGCCTGAGAATTATGCAGAGGTACTGTATTTCCTAATTGGATTTCACaggaattaa